One segment of Pseudomonas asgharzadehiana DNA contains the following:
- a CDS encoding NADP-dependent glyceraldehyde-3-phosphate dehydrogenase — MTTSNLIAQLFPTSAADIPEPFRLGAPIEQREFLVDGQLHIWNGPLARVQSPVQLGDERVHIGSTPLLDAGTALTALDAAVRAYDRGQGAWPTMRVVERIQHVEAFLRRMREQRDAVVKLLMWEIGKNLKDSQKEFDRTCDYITDTINALKDLDRRSSRFELEQDTLGQIRRVPLGVALCMGPYNYPLNETFTTLIPALIMGNTVVFKPAKLGVLLIRPLLEAFRDSFPAGVINVIYGSGRETVSALMASGKIDIFAFIGTNKAASDLKKLHPKPHRLRAALGLDAKNPGIVLPEVDLDNAVSEALTGSLSFNGQRCTALKILFVHQDVVDSFIEKFNARLATLKPGMPWEDGVALTPLPEAGKVDYLNGLVADAVQHGANVVNSEGGVSRGSFFYPAVLYPVNPQMRVYHEEQFGPVVPIVPYRDLQTVIDYVLDADFGQQLSIFGTDAAQVGRLVDTFANQVGRININAQCQRGPDTFPFNGRKNSAEGTLSVHDALRVFSIRTLVATKFQESNKALVSDILRNRDSSFLTTDYIF, encoded by the coding sequence ATGACCACCAGCAACCTGATCGCCCAACTGTTCCCGACCTCCGCCGCCGATATTCCCGAGCCCTTTCGCCTGGGAGCGCCCATTGAACAGCGTGAGTTCCTGGTGGACGGCCAATTGCACATATGGAACGGCCCGCTGGCCCGCGTGCAAAGCCCGGTGCAATTGGGCGACGAGCGCGTGCATATCGGCAGCACGCCGCTGCTGGACGCAGGCACCGCCCTCACCGCCCTCGACGCCGCCGTGCGCGCTTATGACCGTGGCCAGGGCGCATGGCCGACGATGCGCGTGGTCGAGCGCATCCAGCACGTCGAAGCGTTCTTACGACGCATGCGTGAACAGCGCGACGCGGTGGTCAAGCTGCTGATGTGGGAGATCGGCAAGAACCTCAAAGACTCGCAGAAAGAATTCGACCGCACCTGCGACTACATCACCGACACCATCAACGCCCTCAAGGACCTCGACCGCCGCAGCAGCCGCTTCGAGCTGGAACAGGACACCCTCGGGCAAATCCGCCGCGTGCCGCTGGGCGTGGCGCTGTGCATGGGCCCCTACAACTACCCGCTCAACGAAACGTTTACCACGCTGATCCCGGCGCTGATCATGGGCAACACCGTGGTGTTCAAACCGGCCAAGCTCGGCGTGCTGCTGATTCGCCCGTTGCTGGAAGCCTTCCGCGACAGCTTCCCGGCCGGGGTGATCAACGTGATCTACGGCAGTGGCCGCGAAACCGTGAGTGCGCTGATGGCCAGCGGCAAGATCGACATCTTTGCGTTTATCGGCACCAACAAGGCCGCCAGCGACCTGAAAAAACTGCACCCCAAACCGCACCGCTTGCGCGCCGCCCTGGGCCTGGATGCGAAAAACCCCGGCATCGTGTTGCCCGAGGTCGACCTGGACAACGCCGTCAGCGAAGCGCTCACCGGTTCGCTGTCGTTCAATGGCCAGCGCTGCACCGCGTTGAAAATCCTGTTTGTGCACCAGGACGTGGTCGACAGTTTCATCGAAAAATTCAATGCCAGGCTGGCAACGCTCAAACCCGGCATGCCCTGGGAGGACGGCGTGGCACTGACGCCGTTGCCGGAAGCGGGCAAGGTGGATTACCTCAACGGGCTGGTCGCCGATGCCGTGCAACACGGCGCCAACGTGGTCAATAGCGAGGGTGGGGTCAGTCGCGGTTCGTTCTTTTACCCGGCGGTGCTGTACCCGGTGAACCCGCAGATGCGCGTGTACCACGAAGAACAGTTCGGCCCGGTGGTGCCGATCGTGCCCTACCGTGACCTGCAAACGGTGATCGACTACGTGCTCGACGCCGACTTTGGCCAACAACTGAGTATTTTCGGCACCGACGCCGCCCAGGTCGGGCGCCTGGTGGACACCTTCGCCAACCAGGTCGGGCGCATCAATATCAACGCCCAATGCCAGCGCGGCCCGGACACCTTCCCGTTCAACGGGCGCAAAAACTCCGCCGAAGGCACGCTGTCGGTTCATGACGCCTTGCGCGTGTTCTCGATCCGCACGTTGGTGGCGACCAAATTCCAGGAGAGCAACAAGGCGCTGGTCAGCGACATCCTGCGCAACCGCGATTCAAGCTTTCTGACCACCGATTACATCTTCTAA
- a CDS encoding Dyp-type peroxidase produces the protein MSQYQPGILAAPVPLQARHLFFAVQTPVAVPAALDALVQLADSSAVVGFGEPLVQALGVHIDGLRAFPAVSGPGAHNPSTQHALWVWLHGVDRGELLLRSRAFEKALAPAFGLVQSTEGFRYKTGFDLTDYEDGTENPHDDAAVEAALTDSGASFAAIQQWQHDLDGFAALPAQERDHIIGRRHGDNEELEDAPESAHTKRTAQESFTPEAFVVRRSMPWAENGQAGLMFLAFGHSFDAFEAQLRRMSGLEDGIVDGLYRISTPLTGGYYWCPPIIGGHLDLSVLANMKLSTGG, from the coding sequence ATGAGCCAGTACCAGCCGGGCATTCTTGCCGCACCGGTGCCTTTGCAGGCACGCCATCTGTTCTTTGCCGTGCAAACGCCGGTAGCCGTACCCGCTGCGCTGGACGCGTTGGTACAGCTTGCGGATTCGTCGGCAGTGGTCGGTTTCGGTGAGCCGCTGGTACAGGCATTGGGCGTACACATTGATGGCCTGCGCGCCTTCCCGGCCGTCAGTGGTCCGGGCGCGCATAACCCGTCTACCCAGCACGCACTGTGGGTGTGGTTGCACGGCGTGGATCGCGGTGAGTTGTTGCTGCGCAGCCGGGCGTTCGAAAAGGCCCTGGCCCCCGCGTTTGGCCTGGTGCAGTCAACCGAAGGTTTCCGCTACAAGACCGGTTTTGACCTTACGGACTACGAGGACGGCACCGAAAACCCCCATGACGACGCCGCCGTCGAAGCCGCCTTGACCGACAGTGGCGCCAGCTTCGCCGCCATCCAGCAATGGCAGCACGACCTGGATGGCTTCGCCGCGTTGCCCGCCCAGGAGCGCGACCACATCATCGGCCGCCGCCATGGCGATAACGAAGAACTGGAAGACGCCCCCGAGTCTGCCCACACCAAACGTACCGCCCAGGAGAGCTTCACCCCCGAAGCCTTCGTGGTGCGCCGCTCCATGCCATGGGCCGAGAACGGCCAGGCCGGCTTGATGTTCCTTGCCTTCGGCCATTCCTTCGACGCATTCGAAGCGCAACTGCGCCGTATGAGCGGGCTGGAAGACGGGATCGTCGATGGTCTGTACCGCATCAGCACGCCGTTGACCGGTGGTTACTACTGGTGCCCGCCGATCATCGGCGGGCACCTGGACCTCAGCGTGCTGGCGAACATGAAATTGTCGACAGGCGGTTGA
- a CDS encoding MFS transporter, with translation MSSVADGLPLNKRLPAVIAISLGIGMATLDTAIVNTALPTLAQGIGTDSASVIWVVNAYQLAIIATVLPFASLSDVLGHRRVYLGGLLLFIVSSLLCGLAGSLVTLTAARVAQGLGAAAIMSVNTALLRHIYPSTMLGRGLGYNSLVVGLAFTLGPTAASAILSVASWHWLYLINVPLGLLALGLGLRSLPTLPMTGHAFDRLAAVLCAGLFALLVLGLGTAVHGAQCALTLGLVAVALVCGGVLLRRQAGHPAPMLALDLFKRPVFALSSLTAICAFSAQGLAFVSLPFLLQAVLGHSQVETGFLMTPWPAVVAVMALVAGRLADRVSLGLLCGIGLLMLSAGMAAMATLGNGASAFDIAWRMALCGAGFGFFQSPNLKALMTSAPLARSGGASGIVAISRLLGQTLGASLVALCFHLSLGSGPYYALWLGCAFALVGSVASGLRLLPYGKKP, from the coding sequence ATGTCTTCTGTTGCCGATGGCCTGCCCCTTAATAAACGCCTGCCGGCGGTCATCGCGATTTCCCTGGGGATCGGCATGGCGACGCTCGACACGGCCATCGTCAACACCGCATTGCCGACGCTGGCGCAGGGCATCGGCACCGATTCGGCCTCGGTGATCTGGGTGGTCAATGCCTACCAGTTGGCGATTATCGCCACGGTCCTGCCATTTGCCTCGTTGAGCGATGTGCTCGGGCACCGGCGGGTGTACCTCGGTGGGCTGCTGCTGTTTATCGTCTCGTCGTTGTTGTGCGGGTTGGCCGGTTCGCTGGTCACGCTCACGGCCGCACGGGTAGCGCAGGGCCTGGGGGCGGCGGCGATCATGAGTGTGAACACCGCGCTGCTGCGGCACATTTACCCGTCAACCATGCTCGGGCGTGGCCTGGGCTATAACTCGCTGGTGGTGGGGCTGGCCTTCACCTTGGGGCCGACCGCGGCGTCGGCGATTCTGTCGGTGGCCAGTTGGCACTGGTTGTACCTGATCAACGTGCCGCTGGGGTTGCTCGCCTTGGGCTTGGGCCTGCGTTCCTTGCCGACGTTGCCGATGACCGGGCATGCGTTTGATCGTCTGGCGGCGGTGTTGTGTGCCGGGCTGTTCGCCTTGTTGGTGCTGGGCCTGGGCACGGCGGTACACGGTGCCCAGTGCGCGTTGACCCTGGGGCTGGTTGCCGTGGCGCTGGTGTGCGGTGGGGTGTTGTTGCGTCGTCAGGCGGGGCATCCGGCACCGATGCTGGCGCTGGACCTGTTCAAGCGCCCGGTGTTTGCCCTGTCCTCGCTCACGGCGATCTGCGCCTTCAGCGCCCAGGGCCTGGCCTTTGTGTCGCTGCCCTTTCTGTTGCAGGCGGTGCTTGGCCATAGCCAGGTGGAAACCGGTTTTCTGATGACGCCCTGGCCGGCGGTGGTAGCGGTGATGGCACTGGTTGCCGGGCGCTTGGCCGACCGCGTGTCCCTGGGCTTGTTGTGCGGTATCGGCCTGTTGATGTTGAGCGCGGGCATGGCAGCGATGGCGACGTTGGGCAATGGCGCGTCCGCCTTCGATATCGCTTGGCGCATGGCCTTGTGCGGCGCCGGTTTCGGCTTCTTTCAGTCGCCCAACCTCAAGGCGTTGATGACCAGTGCGCCGTTGGCGCGCAGCGGTGGGGCCAGTGGCATCGTGGCGATTTCACGTTTGCTTGGGCAAACGCTGGGGGCTTCCTTGGTGGCTTTGTGTTTCCACTTGTCCTTGGGCAGCGGTCCTTACTACGCGCTGTGGCTGGGCTGCGCGTTTGCGTTGGTGGGCAGTGTGGCCAGCGGTTTGCGTTTGTTGCCCTACGGGAAAAAACCCTGA
- a CDS encoding outer membrane beta-barrel protein has protein sequence MSRLFGTFLKNSSLLALVAAPAVVFAAPSTDPISTFGILGSYNDFKLEGGSESDKDHMPQAGLFYNFGNKLTAESGFIYQAGIEAKYGKKSDNKLKEGQADLDLGWRAALDARNFVDVVVGGGYSWTRYELESNDNDLELTNKSPFAKAALGYNHQFDDMTLRVEAGARRTLDGRTRIKVDGLGSDTVDLKDRTNPYAEVSLLMNQKGDLPVTAGLYYTRTEYKLDADSEVADNTKLKRDEYGVKVGIAF, from the coding sequence ATGTCAAGGCTATTCGGAACATTCCTCAAGAATTCTTCATTGCTGGCGCTGGTTGCCGCGCCGGCCGTGGTGTTCGCCGCCCCGTCCACCGACCCGATTTCGACCTTCGGGATCCTGGGCAGCTACAACGACTTCAAACTGGAGGGCGGTAGCGAAAGCGATAAAGACCATATGCCGCAGGCGGGCCTGTTCTATAACTTCGGTAACAAGCTCACTGCCGAATCCGGCTTTATTTACCAGGCCGGTATCGAAGCCAAGTACGGCAAGAAGAGCGACAACAAACTCAAGGAAGGCCAGGCCGACCTCGACCTCGGCTGGCGTGCCGCGCTCGATGCGCGCAACTTTGTAGACGTGGTCGTGGGCGGTGGCTACAGCTGGACCCGTTACGAGTTGGAGTCCAACGACAACGATCTGGAACTCACCAACAAATCGCCATTCGCCAAGGCCGCCCTGGGTTACAACCACCAGTTCGATGACATGACCCTGCGCGTCGAAGCCGGTGCCCGTCGCACCCTGGATGGCCGCACGCGAATCAAGGTCGACGGTCTGGGCAGCGACACCGTGGACCTCAAGGACCGCACCAACCCCTATGCCGAAGTCAGCCTGCTGATGAACCAGAAGGGTGATCTGCCGGTGACGGCGGGCCTGTATTACACCCGCACCGAGTACAAGCTGGATGCCGACTCCGAAGTCGCCGATAACACCAAGCTCAAGCGTGACGAGTATGGCGTCAAGGTAGGTATTGCGTTCTAA
- a CDS encoding DUF3087 family protein: MFELKACDPVTYRQQTRRSTLIVAMLFLALAMLLSSAAVMLFGEPGADNFRFNVGGVFAGVLITVALVRGPFWSQPWLAPAVYGWQLKRSLMRVTNVMHKVTEGVQANDPTAMKVLRFYHLGLTQMHALDANSSAQAQLVGEMQAHQAKLQALGIDTAQNRFDPAWLERLKSA, encoded by the coding sequence ATGTTCGAACTCAAAGCCTGCGACCCCGTCACCTACCGCCAACAGACCCGCCGCAGCACGTTGATCGTCGCCATGCTATTCCTGGCCTTGGCCATGCTGCTGTCGAGCGCCGCGGTGATGCTGTTCGGCGAGCCCGGCGCAGACAACTTTCGCTTCAATGTCGGCGGTGTATTCGCCGGCGTGCTGATCACCGTTGCCCTGGTACGCGGCCCGTTCTGGAGCCAGCCATGGCTGGCGCCGGCGGTGTATGGCTGGCAGCTCAAGCGCAGCCTGATGCGGGTGACCAACGTGATGCACAAGGTCACCGAGGGTGTGCAGGCCAACGACCCGACGGCGATGAAGGTGTTGCGTTTCTATCACCTGGGACTGACGCAGATGCACGCGCTGGACGCCAATTCCAGTGCCCAGGCGCAACTGGTCGGCGAGATGCAGGCCCATCAAGCCAAGCTGCAGGCGCTGGGCATCGACACCGCACAAAACCGCTTCGATCCCGCCTGGCTGGAACGCCTGAAGAGCGCCTGA
- a CDS encoding MFS transporter — translation MSSQAQRTADTTSRRAALTLALCLPSDVLLYLLLPMESQAFGITLAQAGVLLAANRLVRIFGYRHVLNFYARNGDRLTCMIAAGAAALCAVGNSVLSGFAALLGLRLVWGLCFAALNLSTQVLATSEPVGAARRAGRSRALIAWGPMLALPFGGWLTLWVGPRPIFLILAACCLLGVWAARGLPGAAHDLHNSSGRRFKFPDSVAMWSFIEGVALDGLFIFGLSIQAQKLLGGDAVLIAGGLMALRYVSEMLLSPLGGRAAQRFGATSMLLLFSFLSALALSAFGSYWVIVGAAAVLVLRALQLPLVTTLVAERNPGAMRVSALASNAVWRDIGAGLGPLLAGLLLPVASAPLVFGVAGAAIAVSALFCWRAGPSAN, via the coding sequence ATGTCCAGCCAGGCTCAACGCACTGCCGACACCACCTCCCGCCGCGCCGCGCTGACCCTGGCTTTGTGTTTACCCAGCGACGTGTTGCTCTACCTGTTGCTGCCCATGGAATCCCAGGCGTTCGGCATCACCTTGGCCCAGGCCGGGGTGTTGCTGGCGGCCAACCGCCTGGTGCGGATTTTCGGCTATCGGCATGTACTCAACTTCTACGCGCGCAACGGCGATCGCCTGACCTGCATGATCGCCGCCGGTGCGGCTGCGCTGTGCGCCGTGGGCAACTCGGTGCTGTCGGGTTTTGCCGCGTTGTTAGGGCTGCGGCTGGTGTGGGGCTTGTGTTTCGCGGCGTTGAACCTGTCGACCCAAGTGCTGGCGACCTCCGAGCCCGTCGGCGCCGCACGCCGGGCCGGGCGTTCACGCGCGTTGATCGCCTGGGGGCCGATGCTGGCGTTGCCGTTCGGCGGCTGGCTGACCTTATGGGTGGGGCCGCGACCGATCTTTCTGATTCTCGCCGCCTGCTGCTTGCTGGGTGTGTGGGCGGCGCGGGGATTGCCGGGCGCCGCCCATGACTTGCACAACAGCTCGGGGCGGCGCTTCAAGTTTCCCGACAGCGTGGCGATGTGGTCGTTTATCGAAGGCGTGGCATTGGATGGGTTGTTCATCTTTGGCCTGTCGATCCAGGCGCAAAAGCTGCTGGGGGGCGATGCGGTGCTGATTGCCGGTGGGTTGATGGCGCTGCGCTATGTCTCGGAAATGCTCCTGAGCCCGCTGGGCGGTCGCGCGGCGCAACGTTTTGGCGCCACCTCGATGTTGCTGCTGTTTTCGTTCCTGAGTGCCCTGGCCCTGAGCGCGTTCGGCAGCTATTGGGTGATAGTCGGCGCGGCCGCGGTGCTGGTGCTGCGCGCACTGCAACTGCCGCTGGTGACGACGTTGGTGGCCGAGCGCAACCCCGGCGCGATGCGCGTGTCGGCCCTGGCCTCCAATGCGGTGTGGCGGGACATCGGCGCAGGCCTTGGCCCGCTGCTGGCGGGCCTGCTGTTGCCGGTGGCCTCGGCGCCCCTGGTATTTGGCGTGGCCGGGGCGGCGATTGCCGTGAGCGCGCTGTTCTGCTGGCGGGCCGGCCCGTCGGCGAACTGA
- a CDS encoding DUF6555 family protein, which yields MSSAKIYTVHYQLHGKPKSFVVRAEVMNNAEAWHWAAVDADIAHVSRIGRVGHEQVKKTTRPWAEKYGISDVTWVAPK from the coding sequence ATGAGTAGCGCAAAAATCTACACCGTCCACTACCAATTGCACGGTAAACCGAAGTCTTTTGTGGTGCGCGCCGAAGTGATGAATAACGCCGAAGCCTGGCACTGGGCGGCGGTGGATGCCGATATTGCGCACGTCAGCCGCATCGGCCGTGTGGGCCACGAGCAGGTCAAGAAAACCACCCGGCCCTGGGCGGAAAAGTACGGGATCAGCGACGTCACCTGGGTAGCGCCCAAATAA
- a CDS encoding DUF6021 family protein yields the protein MTNPPKGPRSSEHASGKDELGFDPDSPDVADPQVDPIGPAIAPLDKDKKQPSEKKPPYDPLGDLKK from the coding sequence ATGACGAATCCTCCGAAAGGCCCGCGTTCCAGCGAGCACGCCAGCGGCAAGGACGAACTGGGCTTCGACCCGGACTCGCCGGACGTTGCCGACCCGCAGGTCGACCCCATCGGCCCGGCGATCGCGCCGTTGGACAAAGACAAGAAGCAGCCATCCGAAAAAAAACCGCCCTATGACCCGTTGGGCGACCTGAAGAAGTGA